A window of the Wolbachia endosymbiont (group A) of Pogonocherus hispidulus genome harbors these coding sequences:
- the atpH gene encoding ATP synthase F1 subunit delta produces the protein MKKTQYNNLVSSYARVLFHVSGSRLGIIRKEVEFLLAFFKDQRDVFVYLSHPMISFAHKKEVMLSINEHLSENLVKFIMVIFANKRSSLLILILEKFLSLAKENENEFEITIKSAEALKESDIKIITESLSFLGKIIKVSNVVDPSILGGFVVRYGFNLIDASLKSYLDRLVDLSKMEILKVRNFV, from the coding sequence ATGAAAAAGACCCAATACAATAATTTAGTTTCATCTTACGCTAGAGTGCTGTTTCATGTCTCAGGAAGCAGGTTAGGTATTATAAGGAAAGAAGTAGAATTTTTATTGGCTTTTTTTAAGGATCAACGTGATGTTTTTGTGTACCTATCTCATCCTATGATTTCTTTTGCACACAAAAAAGAAGTGATGCTTTCTATAAATGAGCACTTGAGTGAAAATTTAGTAAAATTTATTATGGTTATATTTGCAAACAAACGCTCTAGTTTATTGATCCTTATATTAGAAAAATTCTTAAGTCTTGCAAAAGAAAATGAAAATGAATTCGAAATTACTATAAAGTCAGCAGAAGCTTTAAAGGAATCTGATATAAAAATAATTACTGAATCTTTGAGCTTTCTTGGTAAAATAATAAAAGTAAGCAATGTGGTTGACCCTTCTATACTAGGTGGCTTCGTAGTTAGGTATGGTTTTAATTTGATCGATGCTTCGCTAAAAAGTTACTTAGATAGGTTAGTTGACTTAAGTAAAATGGAAATATTAAAAGTAAGGAATTTTGTATGA
- the atpA gene encoding F0F1 ATP synthase subunit alpha — MKNSMNVSEIASVIREKVETFDNPIKRENIGEVISVTDGIALVYGLEKAKFGEKVFFASGVEGIVLDLDHDTAGIVVLGNDRDVKEGDVVKCSGDVVQVPIGHELLGRVVNALGHPIDDGGEIRAKNRMDIESKAPGIIDRKSVHEPLQTGIKIIDLLIPIGRGQRELIIGDRQIGKTTIALDTIINQKKINDEVNENQKVYCVYVAIGQKISTVAKVVNKLKESGALEYTTVVVASASDCAPMQFLAPYAGCTIGEFFRDNGMHCLIIYDDLSKHAVAYRQMSLLLRRPPGREAYPGDIFYVHSRLLERAAKMSDKKGQGSLTALPIVETQAGDVSAYVPTNVISITDGQIFLESELFYKEFRPAVNIGLSVSRVGSAAQLKSVKKVASSIKLSLAQYRELEDFAKFGSDLDASVQLSLNKGKYLVELLKQKQHLPMSIEEQVVLMYIFSNLYNQLSKIQISYINKFEHDLINYFHTVHPGVLKKLSNDMSDDIKGDIFNIVSNFVTQFNCV; from the coding sequence ATGAAGAACAGTATGAATGTTTCTGAGATAGCAAGTGTAATAAGAGAAAAAGTTGAGACGTTTGATAATCCTATAAAGCGGGAAAATATAGGTGAAGTAATTTCAGTAACAGATGGTATCGCATTGGTTTATGGGCTGGAAAAAGCAAAATTCGGTGAAAAGGTATTTTTTGCAAGCGGTGTAGAAGGAATAGTTCTTGATTTAGATCATGATACGGCTGGAATAGTTGTGCTTGGTAATGACCGTGATGTGAAAGAAGGGGACGTTGTAAAGTGTAGTGGTGATGTTGTGCAGGTGCCTATAGGGCATGAATTGTTAGGGAGAGTTGTAAATGCGTTGGGCCATCCTATAGACGACGGTGGGGAAATTAGAGCCAAAAACAGAATGGATATAGAATCTAAAGCGCCAGGCATTATTGATCGTAAGTCTGTGCATGAGCCACTGCAAACAGGAATTAAAATTATAGATTTGCTAATTCCAATAGGTAGAGGGCAGCGTGAATTAATTATTGGTGATAGACAAATTGGTAAAACTACTATTGCGCTTGATACTATTATCAATCAGAAGAAGATTAACGATGAGGTAAACGAAAATCAAAAAGTTTACTGTGTTTATGTTGCTATTGGGCAAAAAATTTCAACAGTAGCAAAAGTGGTAAATAAGCTGAAAGAAAGCGGAGCATTAGAGTATACAACTGTAGTTGTGGCTAGTGCATCTGACTGCGCGCCTATGCAATTTTTAGCACCTTATGCTGGTTGCACTATTGGGGAATTTTTCCGTGACAATGGAATGCATTGTTTGATTATATATGATGATTTATCTAAGCATGCTGTGGCATATAGGCAGATGTCTTTATTGCTCAGACGTCCTCCTGGTCGTGAAGCTTACCCTGGAGATATATTCTATGTACATTCTCGCTTGCTTGAAAGAGCTGCTAAAATGTCTGATAAAAAAGGGCAGGGGTCTTTAACTGCTTTGCCGATTGTCGAAACTCAAGCTGGTGATGTATCTGCATATGTGCCAACAAATGTTATTTCAATCACCGATGGGCAGATCTTTCTTGAGTCTGAATTATTTTATAAAGAATTTCGACCTGCAGTAAATATAGGTTTGTCAGTTTCACGGGTTGGTTCTGCTGCACAACTAAAGTCTGTGAAGAAAGTTGCTAGTTCTATAAAGCTAAGCTTAGCTCAGTATAGAGAATTAGAAGATTTTGCAAAATTTGGTTCTGATCTTGATGCTAGTGTTCAATTATCCTTGAATAAGGGTAAATATCTTGTCGAGTTATTAAAGCAAAAACAACATTTACCTATGTCAATAGAAGAGCAAGTAGTGCTGATGTATATTTTTTCTAACCTATATAATCAGTTAAGTAAAATACAAATAAGTTACATTAATAAATTTGAACATGATCTTATTAATTATTTTCATACTGTACACCCTGGGGTTTTAAAAAAGTTGTCAAATGACATGAGTGATGATATAAAAGGTGATATTTTTAACATTGTGAGTAATTTCGTTACTCAATTTAATTGCGTTTAG
- the greA gene encoding transcription elongation factor GreA, whose amino-acid sequence MASSIINKFPMTREGFENMQAELEKLKEEKPSVIQAISDARDQGDLSENAEYHAARERLGFIEGRIMEIESKLSHAEIIEVKNLSGDSAMFGATVTLSMLSDNNGEVEYVYKVVGEYEADVSKQLISTSSPLGSALIGKKVGEYVEVTVPNGEKLYKIVKIEFK is encoded by the coding sequence ATGGCTTCATCCATTATTAATAAATTTCCTATGACGAGGGAAGGTTTTGAGAATATGCAAGCCGAACTTGAAAAATTAAAGGAAGAAAAACCTTCTGTGATACAGGCTATTTCTGATGCTCGTGATCAAGGTGATTTGTCTGAAAACGCAGAGTATCATGCAGCACGGGAAAGGTTAGGTTTTATTGAAGGCCGTATAATGGAGATAGAGAGTAAGCTCTCACATGCGGAAATAATAGAAGTAAAAAATTTGTCTGGTGATTCAGCAATGTTTGGTGCAACTGTGACATTAAGCATGTTAAGTGATAATAACGGTGAAGTGGAATATGTTTATAAGGTTGTAGGCGAATATGAAGCTGATGTTTCAAAGCAGTTAATATCTACTAGTTCACCACTCGGGAGTGCCTTAATCGGCAAAAAAGTCGGTGAATATGTGGAAGTGACAGTGCCAAATGGAGAGAAATTGTATAAAATAGTTAAGATTGAATTTAAGTAA
- the ribB gene encoding 3,4-dihydroxy-2-butanone-4-phosphate synthase, whose translation MVQATYASMSLPGISSVEDVLEDARSGKLFILVDDENRENEGDLVVLAEKVKPEHMAFMVRYGTGIVFLAMTKLHMNKLNLEFMRRSNVDEKLTPHTAFTTSIDARYGITTGVSAHDRTHTILTAIDEKSTKDDIITPGHVFPIIANDGGVLARNGHTEASVEIAKLVGFNHAAVGCELVNDDGSMMRLPELLEFAEHHKIKLTTIDKLISYVKKSN comes from the coding sequence ATGGTACAGGCCACTTATGCTTCAATGAGTCTACCCGGCATTTCTTCTGTGGAAGATGTATTAGAGGATGCTCGTTCCGGTAAATTATTCATTTTAGTTGATGATGAAAATAGAGAGAATGAAGGTGATTTGGTTGTCTTAGCTGAAAAAGTAAAACCAGAACATATGGCTTTTATGGTTAGGTACGGTACTGGCATTGTGTTTTTAGCTATGACAAAGCTTCATATGAATAAACTAAATCTTGAGTTTATGAGAAGAAGTAATGTGGATGAAAAGCTTACTCCTCATACTGCATTTACTACGTCAATTGATGCGCGTTATGGCATTACAACAGGTGTTTCTGCTCATGATAGAACGCATACGATACTTACCGCTATTGATGAAAAGAGTACTAAAGATGATATTATTACTCCTGGGCATGTTTTTCCTATTATTGCAAATGATGGTGGGGTTTTAGCACGCAATGGTCATACTGAAGCAAGTGTTGAAATAGCAAAGTTAGTTGGCTTTAATCATGCAGCTGTAGGGTGTGAATTAGTGAATGATGATGGCTCTATGATGCGCTTACCTGAGCTGCTTGAATTTGCTGAACATCATAAAATTAAGTTAACCACCATCGACAAACTTATCAGTTACGTCAAAAAATCAAACTAG
- a CDS encoding M48 family metalloprotease — MFRIAKFLTLLFFFAYCNNAYSINIIRDSEVEAIVKELAQPLFFAANIDSDRMKVFIINDNSINAFVINNNSIFIHLGLLRYSAKPYVLLGILAHEIAHISAGHILQMSSAMGYFQSIAMISYMVGLVSSIIINPQVAGAILLSGVAFSSRLFFNYSQEQESVADSYALRYLDKSGYDNSGMKEIFDYFKSIEHENTEEYFRTHPLSEKRIFAVQNYKVKNNVKPIFADKLLKFERVVAKLDSFFAPIHVLSNKYENNSEYVNAIVCYRQGKIEEAIAKVNSLIQESRNDPYLYELKAEMLYKAGNLSEAIKMYEESLRYLSEKNSYLVKLALSHTLLLHSDAKKAIFYLEQILNVEPNNAFVWKYLSIAYKCEADTAMHYFALTKKACIEGNLKQFTKYAELAVKTLPKDSPYLLQVEDMKRFNG; from the coding sequence ATGTTTAGAATTGCTAAGTTTTTGACCTTATTGTTCTTTTTTGCATATTGTAATAATGCTTACTCTATTAACATTATTAGAGATAGTGAAGTGGAAGCAATAGTGAAAGAGCTAGCGCAACCTTTATTTTTCGCTGCAAACATTGATAGTGACCGAATGAAAGTTTTTATAATTAATGATAATTCGATTAATGCTTTTGTAATTAACAACAACAGTATCTTCATTCATTTAGGGCTTTTACGATATTCGGCTAAACCTTATGTCCTGCTTGGTATATTAGCACATGAGATTGCTCACATATCTGCTGGTCATATATTGCAAATGAGTAGTGCTATGGGTTATTTTCAATCGATAGCAATGATTAGTTATATGGTAGGATTAGTTTCTAGTATTATCATTAACCCTCAGGTTGCTGGTGCAATTTTGCTTAGTGGTGTAGCGTTCAGTTCAAGACTATTTTTTAACTATTCTCAAGAGCAAGAAAGTGTAGCAGATAGCTATGCTTTAAGGTATCTTGATAAATCTGGCTATGATAATTCAGGTATGAAAGAGATTTTTGATTATTTTAAAAGTATTGAGCATGAGAACACCGAGGAATATTTCCGCACTCACCCACTTAGTGAGAAACGCATATTTGCTGTACAAAATTATAAGGTCAAAAACAACGTAAAACCAATTTTTGCGGATAAGTTACTAAAGTTTGAGCGTGTGGTTGCAAAGCTAGACTCTTTCTTTGCTCCTATTCATGTGTTATCTAATAAATATGAAAATAATTCTGAGTATGTAAATGCTATAGTTTGCTATAGGCAAGGAAAGATAGAAGAGGCTATTGCTAAAGTTAATTCATTGATTCAAGAGTCACGCAATGACCCATACCTATATGAATTAAAAGCAGAAATGCTATACAAGGCAGGAAATTTAAGTGAAGCAATAAAAATGTATGAGGAATCGCTTAGGTATTTATCTGAGAAGAATAGTTATTTAGTAAAACTTGCATTATCTCATACTTTATTATTACACAGTGATGCAAAAAAGGCGATTTTTTACCTGGAGCAGATTTTGAATGTAGAACCAAATAACGCTTTTGTCTGGAAATATTTAAGCATTGCATATAAATGTGAAGCTGATACGGCAATGCATTATTTTGCCTTGACAAAAAAGGCTTGCATTGAAGGTAATTTAAAGCAATTTACAAAATATGCTGAGCTAGCTGTTAAAACTTTACCAAAAGATAGCCCTTATTTGTTGCAAGTTGAAGATATGAAGCGATTTAATGGATAA
- a CDS encoding TrbC/VirB2 family protein, producing the protein MSSMIKRFFSIFCVVLLFSFSGYSATTGPDMDDTTKVICNIIGYVWGIGGPLMTVVIIGAALLAIFGRMPWPALFALGMFCGVFFGAKTIITKIMPNVSNEAKAMLEKCGQNNP; encoded by the coding sequence ATGAGCTCTATGATAAAAAGATTTTTTAGTATTTTTTGTGTAGTATTACTTTTCTCTTTCTCAGGTTATTCAGCTACCACTGGTCCTGATATGGATGACACAACTAAAGTAATATGCAATATTATTGGTTACGTTTGGGGAATAGGCGGTCCACTTATGACAGTAGTAATAATTGGTGCAGCTTTGCTTGCAATATTTGGCAGGATGCCGTGGCCAGCCCTCTTTGCTCTAGGCATGTTCTGTGGTGTATTTTTTGGTGCTAAAACTATCATAACGAAAATTATGCCCAACGTAAGCAATGAAGCAAAAGCTATGTTGGAAAAGTGTGGACAAAATAACCCATAA
- the fabG gene encoding 3-oxoacyl-[acyl-carrier-protein] reductase, giving the protein MFKLESRKFLITGASGGIGQAIVKIMHKAGATLCISGTKKEVLEEVAKQYEKNMHILPCDLSNAEEVNQLVNRASELMEGFDGLVCNAGITRDSLLLRMTDEAWQKVIDINLSSTFKLSREACRKLIKNNWGRIINISSIIGLTGNAGQANYAASKAGIIAMSKSIAKEVASRNITVNCIAPGFIDTKMTEVLNEGQKGKILDNIPMKRMGTGEEIAAGVLFLASDEAKYITGHVLNINGGLFM; this is encoded by the coding sequence ATGTTTAAATTGGAAAGCAGAAAGTTCCTGATTACTGGCGCATCAGGCGGAATAGGGCAAGCAATTGTAAAAATTATGCACAAAGCCGGAGCAACTTTATGTATTTCTGGCACAAAAAAAGAAGTACTCGAAGAAGTTGCTAAACAATATGAAAAAAATATGCACATACTCCCTTGTGACTTATCAAATGCTGAGGAAGTAAATCAACTAGTAAATAGAGCAAGTGAGTTGATGGAAGGCTTTGACGGGCTTGTATGCAATGCGGGCATTACGCGAGACAGTTTATTATTGAGGATGACAGATGAAGCATGGCAAAAAGTAATTGATATTAACTTGAGCTCTACATTTAAGCTGAGTAGAGAAGCATGCAGGAAACTAATTAAGAATAATTGGGGAAGAATTATAAATATTTCCTCAATAATAGGGCTGACAGGAAACGCCGGGCAAGCAAATTATGCAGCGTCTAAAGCTGGAATAATAGCTATGAGCAAATCTATAGCAAAAGAAGTTGCAAGTCGTAATATAACAGTAAATTGTATTGCTCCTGGGTTTATAGATACTAAAATGACTGAAGTTTTAAATGAAGGACAAAAGGGAAAAATATTAGATAATATTCCAATGAAAAGAATGGGAACAGGGGAAGAAATAGCAGCAGGGGTCTTATTTTTAGCAAGTGATGAAGCAAAATATATAACAGGGCATGTGCTTAACATTAATGGTGGGTTATTTATGTAG
- a CDS encoding HlyD family type I secretion periplasmic adaptor subunit produces the protein MISKLKKLSTGFSLTGLIGHSDNINMQGAKNKKKRYPKFLDKTFALIDAVINFILKRESNNVNEVLKVTWGPLFFGLIVILIFFGIGGIWSAIAPIDGAVHASGEVIVSSNRKIVQHLGGGIISKILVKEGQAVKKDEPLVLLSDVNEKANLSIIKEKLLSFLATEARLIAIRGGLDTLEFPDGVKKLSNDELVNKAIKNQVQLFNSQRKSILGKTDILQQRIKQLNDELAGLNFQLNAAHKQYDLITEELETKRQLLDSGHISKPHILALEKQFAEIEGRVGHYRSAISQVQQKIGENELEIINVKNDSQERANAELKEVSTSIADLKERLMVAEDSLARTIIKSPQDGIVTDIRYHTEGGVIQSGVPIMSVVPSDDDLIIDAKIQTRNIEEVLSAQKKDSNIVSIDGLEGLKVKVRLSAYSARRLSLINGIVSNISPDALDDPRLGRYYSVRVVIPKPELAQFKNVYLYPGMPAEVYIVTQSRTLLSFLFTPIIATVDRSFIER, from the coding sequence ATGATAAGTAAGTTGAAAAAGCTTAGCACTGGATTTTCTTTGACAGGCTTGATTGGCCATAGTGATAATATAAATATGCAAGGAGCAAAAAATAAAAAGAAGAGGTACCCAAAATTTTTGGATAAGACGTTTGCATTGATTGATGCAGTGATAAATTTTATTTTAAAACGCGAAAGTAATAACGTAAATGAAGTCCTGAAAGTAACATGGGGACCACTATTTTTTGGTCTGATAGTAATACTCATCTTTTTTGGGATAGGTGGTATTTGGTCGGCTATAGCTCCAATTGACGGTGCGGTGCATGCAAGTGGAGAAGTTATTGTATCTTCAAATAGAAAAATAGTTCAACACTTGGGCGGAGGAATAATAAGCAAAATTTTAGTAAAAGAGGGTCAAGCAGTTAAAAAAGATGAGCCCCTAGTTTTGTTGAGTGATGTTAACGAGAAAGCGAATTTAAGTATCATCAAAGAGAAACTCTTATCATTTTTAGCAACAGAAGCAAGGCTTATTGCAATCAGAGGAGGTTTAGACACGCTCGAGTTTCCTGATGGGGTTAAAAAATTATCTAACGATGAACTTGTAAATAAAGCGATAAAGAATCAAGTACAGTTGTTCAACTCTCAGAGAAAGAGCATATTGGGAAAAACAGACATACTGCAACAACGTATAAAGCAGTTAAATGATGAATTAGCGGGGCTAAACTTTCAACTAAATGCAGCTCATAAGCAATATGACTTGATAACTGAGGAGTTGGAAACAAAAAGACAATTACTTGATAGTGGCCATATAAGCAAACCACACATTTTAGCTTTAGAAAAACAGTTTGCTGAAATTGAAGGCAGAGTTGGACATTACCGTTCTGCAATATCTCAAGTGCAGCAAAAAATTGGAGAGAACGAATTAGAAATTATAAACGTGAAAAATGATTCTCAAGAAAGAGCAAACGCTGAACTTAAGGAAGTTAGTACGTCTATTGCAGACTTGAAAGAGAGGCTGATGGTTGCTGAAGATTCATTAGCACGTACAATAATTAAATCGCCTCAAGATGGGATAGTCACAGATATAAGATACCATACTGAAGGTGGTGTTATACAATCTGGAGTTCCGATCATGAGTGTAGTGCCATCGGATGATGACCTAATAATAGATGCTAAAATTCAGACCAGAAACATAGAAGAGGTACTGTCAGCACAAAAGAAAGATAGCAACATAGTCTCTATTGATGGGCTAGAAGGGCTAAAGGTTAAAGTTCGTTTAAGTGCTTATAGTGCACGTCGTTTAAGTTTAATTAATGGCATAGTAAGCAATATTTCTCCCGATGCCCTTGATGATCCAAGGCTAGGGCGTTATTATTCAGTACGCGTAGTGATACCAAAACCAGAGCTTGCTCAGTTTAAAAACGTATACCTATACCCTGGTATGCCAGCAGAAGTGTATATAGTTACTCAATCCCGTACTCTTTTATCATTCTTGTTTACGCCTATAATTGCAACAGTTGATAGGTCTTTTATAGAAAGGTAG
- a CDS encoding HaeIII family restriction endonuclease, with protein MQFPLLFFTYTIIFFSSFLFKTGSKGQIGISAKYNHAAIKHSRLSDKIDFGKEWTDHPCSEKYFKTIQPVFMQLREMRAQNMLFRDIQGKETRIYLPVLTAFEDELKRLCESFRGVFVEKFFRYLLGRHDFYKIMLKTACKRKTVSLQSVNIGGTLEYGSKWKIPERIRVIERKSGSSSTIEIMFEGGWTISFRLHNASSKTEPSLKFDIQFIGIASSVGLHVIDIV; from the coding sequence ATACAATTTCCCCTCCTATTTTTTACTTACACTATCATATTCTTTTCCTCATTCCTTTTCAAGACAGGTTCTAAAGGTCAAATTGGAATTTCAGCTAAATACAATCATGCTGCAATAAAACATTCTCGACTTTCAGATAAAATTGATTTTGGTAAAGAATGGACAGATCATCCATGTAGCGAAAAATATTTTAAAACTATTCAGCCTGTATTTATGCAATTAAGAGAAATGCGTGCTCAGAATATGCTATTTAGAGATATTCAAGGAAAAGAAACAAGAATTTATTTGCCAGTTTTAACAGCGTTTGAGGATGAGCTTAAACGGCTATGTGAAAGTTTTAGAGGTGTATTTGTTGAAAAATTTTTCAGATATTTACTTGGGCGTCATGATTTTTATAAGATTATGTTAAAAACAGCGTGTAAAAGAAAAACAGTCTCTTTGCAGTCCGTCAATATTGGCGGCACATTAGAATACGGTTCAAAATGGAAAATACCTGAAAGAATACGAGTAATAGAAAGAAAGTCTGGCTCGTCAAGTACAATAGAAATAATGTTTGAGGGTGGATGGACTATTTCTTTTAGGCTTCATAATGCAAGTAGCAAAACAGAGCCTTCTTTAAAATTCGATATTCAATTTATAGGGATTGCAAGTAGTGTAGGGCTACATGTTATTGATATTGTCTAA
- a CDS encoding transposase, whose product MYLSDKEWEILEPHVAQGEIGRPRKHNIRTIINAIRYIMRGGCQWRMLPKDFPPWKTVYDYFLLISSYSLSHFFSRQVLRANRKVSAINN is encoded by the coding sequence TTGTATCTAAGTGATAAGGAATGGGAAATTTTGGAGCCACATGTTGCACAAGGAGAGATAGGGAGGCCAAGGAAGCACAATATCAGAACGATTATTAATGCAATAAGGTATATAATGAGAGGTGGTTGTCAATGGAGAATGCTGCCGAAAGATTTTCCGCCATGGAAGACGGTGTATGACTATTTTTTACTTATCTCATCATATTCTCTTTCTCATTTCTTTTCAAGACAGGTTCTTAGAGCTAACAGAAAAGTTAGTGCGATTAATAATTGA
- a CDS encoding YhcG family protein, whose translation MTKIIAKEYTEFLEQLKEHIATSRYKAALVVNSRLILLYHHIGTEILKRQKEHGWGAKVIEQLSKDLKSIFPEMKGFSARNLKYMRRFAEEYPNVEFVQQVAAQLPWFHIVVIMDKIKDPQERLFYFQKAIEHGWSRSVMVMQIELGLYRRQGKAITNFKEKLPSPQSDLAHYTLKDPYIFDFLSIGEDAHEREVEKGLVGHMEKFLLELGEGFAFVGRQYHLDVGNKDFYIDLLFYHLKLRCFVVIELKDKDFKPEYAGKMNFYLSAVDDLLKHETDQPSIGLILCKSKDNVLAKYTLKDINKPIGLAEYRITENLPKEIKTALPTIEELEAELSKVSDEKS comes from the coding sequence ATGACAAAAATTATAGCAAAAGAATATACAGAATTTTTAGAGCAGTTGAAGGAACATATTGCTACTAGTCGTTATAAAGCAGCACTTGTGGTAAATAGTAGGCTTATTTTGCTTTACCACCATATTGGAACAGAAATCTTAAAACGGCAAAAAGAACACGGCTGGGGAGCTAAAGTTATTGAGCAATTAAGTAAGGACTTGAAAAGTATCTTTCCCGAGATGAAAGGCTTCAGCGCTAGAAACCTAAAATATATGCGTAGGTTTGCTGAAGAATATCCAAATGTTGAATTTGTGCAGCAGGTTGCTGCACAATTGCCTTGGTTTCATATCGTAGTGATTATGGATAAGATAAAAGACCCACAAGAGAGACTTTTCTACTTCCAGAAAGCTATAGAGCATGGTTGGTCACGTAGTGTGATGGTTATGCAAATTGAACTTGGGCTTTACAGGCGTCAAGGGAAAGCTATTACTAACTTTAAAGAAAAATTACCATCCCCTCAATCAGATCTAGCACATTATACATTAAAAGATCCATATATTTTTGATTTTTTGAGCATAGGAGAAGATGCACACGAAAGAGAAGTAGAAAAAGGACTTGTAGGACATATGGAAAAATTTCTGCTAGAGCTAGGGGAAGGATTTGCGTTTGTTGGTAGGCAATATCACTTAGATGTTGGAAATAAAGATTTCTATATTGACTTATTGTTTTACCACTTAAAGTTACGTTGTTTTGTGGTAATAGAACTAAAAGACAAAGATTTTAAGCCAGAGTATGCTGGTAAAATGAATTTTTATCTTTCAGCGGTTGATGATTTATTGAAACATGAAACAGACCAACCTTCAATAGGATTAATTTTATGTAAGTCAAAGGATAATGTACTAGCAAAGTATACACTAAAAGACATAAATAAGCCAATAGGGCTAGCAGAATATCGAATAACTGAAAATCTACCAAAAGAGATAAAAACCGCTCTGCCAACAATAGAAGAATTAGAAGCAGAGTTATCTAAAGTTTCAGATGAAAAAAGTTAA
- a CDS encoding YhcG family protein has translation MTRIIAKEYTELLEQLKDRIATSRYKAALAVNSKLILLYHYIGTEILKRQREHGWGAKVIDQLSKDLRDAFPDMKGFSIQNLKYMRRFAGEYSENEIGQQAVDQLPWGHNIVIMYEIKNKEERFWYIKKSREHGWSRNILSMQIETNLYKREGKAMTNFRNKLASPQSDLAQQMLKNPYVFDFLSLGKKAHEREVEKALVAHIERFLLELGEGFAFLGRQYHLQVEDRDFYLDLLFYHVKLRCYIVIELKAGKFKPEYTGKMNFYLSAVDDLLRQPDDNPSIGLILYRSKVGVVAKYALRDMNKPIGLAEYQITENLPEEVKTALPTIEELEAELSKVSDKKS, from the coding sequence ATGACAAGAATTATAGCAAAGGAATACACAGAGCTTTTAGAACAGCTTAAAGACCGTATTGCAACGAGCCGTTATAAAGCAGCACTTGCGGTAAATAGTAAGCTTATCTTGCTCTACCATTATATTGGAACAGAAATCTTAAAACGGCAAAGAGAACACGGCTGGGGAGCGAAAGTTATTGATCAACTAAGTAAAGATTTGCGAGATGCTTTTCCTGATATGAAGGGGTTTAGCATTCAAAATCTAAAGTATATGAGAAGATTTGCAGGAGAATATAGCGAAAATGAAATTGGTCAACAAGCTGTTGACCAATTACCTTGGGGTCACAATATCGTAATAATGTATGAAATTAAAAATAAAGAAGAAAGATTTTGGTATATTAAAAAGTCGCGTGAACACGGCTGGTCTCGCAACATCTTATCTATGCAGATTGAAACAAATTTGTATAAACGTGAAGGTAAAGCAATGACAAACTTTAGAAATAAGCTTGCATCTCCTCAATCAGATTTAGCACAGCAAATGCTCAAAAATCCTTACGTATTTGATTTTTTGAGTCTTGGTAAAAAAGCGCATGAAAGAGAGGTAGAAAAGGCTCTTGTAGCTCATATAGAACGTTTCCTTTTAGAGCTTGGTGAAGGGTTTGCGTTTTTAGGAAGGCAGTACCATTTACAGGTTGAAGATAGAGATTTCTATTTGGACTTGCTCTTTTACCACGTTAAGCTTCGTTGCTATATTGTAATTGAACTAAAAGCAGGGAAATTCAAGCCAGAATACACTGGAAAGATGAATTTTTACCTTTCAGCAGTTGATGATTTATTAAGACAGCCAGATGATAATCCATCAATTGGTCTTATCCTGTATCGCTCTAAAGTTGGAGTTGTAGCCAAGTATGCATTACGTGACATGAACAAGCCAATAGGGCTAGCAGAGTATCAAATCACTGAAAATCTACCAGAAGAGGTAAAAACAGCTCTGCCAACAATAGAAGAATTAGAAGCAGAGTTATCTAAAGTTTCAGATAAAAAAAGTTAA